One Desulfurobacteriaceae bacterium genomic window carries:
- the rplM gene encoding 50S ribosomal protein L13: MKTFMLRKEDVQRDWYVVDATGKTLGRLASEIAKILMGKHKPTYTPHVDNGDFVVVVNAEKIFVTGKKLEKKIYYKHTGYMGHLKETTLKEMLQKKPEEVIRLAVRGMLPKNKLRKRRMKRLKVYAGPNHPHTAQNPKPIEL, translated from the coding sequence ATGAAGACCTTTATGTTGAGAAAGGAAGACGTTCAGAGGGACTGGTACGTTGTAGATGCTACTGGCAAAACTCTTGGTAGACTTGCAAGTGAGATAGCAAAAATCTTAATGGGTAAGCACAAGCCAACTTACACTCCTCACGTTGACAACGGAGATTTTGTTGTAGTTGTAAACGCTGAAAAGATCTTTGTAACAGGTAAAAAGCTTGAAAAGAAGATCTACTACAAGCACACAGGATACATGGGACACCTTAAAGAGACAACTTTAAAAGAGATGCTTCAGAAGAAGCCTGAAGAAGTTATCAGACTTGCTGTTAGAGGAATGCTTCCTAAGAACAAATTAAGAAAAAGAAGAATGAAAAGACTTAAAGTTTACGCAGGACCAAACCATCCACACACTGCACAAAATCCTAAACCTATCGAGCTTTAA
- the rpsI gene encoding 30S ribosomal protein S9, whose amino-acid sequence MAEEIRYYGTGKRKTAIARVWLIPNGEGKVIIRLSKNKEVDAATYFGRLALLKIMEQPFEVTGTTGRFNVLCTVKGGGKSAQADAIKYGIAKALLAFNPELRQTLKKAGFLTRDARIKERKKYGQRGARARYQWSKR is encoded by the coding sequence ATGGCTGAAGAAATTAGATATTATGGAACAGGAAAAAGAAAAACAGCTATTGCAAGGGTATGGCTTATTCCTAACGGAGAAGGAAAGGTAATTATCAGGCTCTCTAAGAATAAAGAGGTTGATGCTGCTACATATTTTGGGAGACTTGCACTTTTAAAGATAATGGAACAACCTTTTGAAGTAACAGGAACAACTGGAAGATTTAACGTTCTTTGCACTGTAAAGGGTGGTGGAAAGTCTGCTCAAGCTGACGCTATTAAGTATGGAATTGCAAAGGCCCTTCTTGCCTTCAATCCTGAGTTAAGACAAACTCTCAAGAAAGCAGGTTTCCTCACAAGAGATGCAAGAATCAAGGAAAGAAAGAAGTACGGTCAGAGAGGAGCTCGTGCAAGGTACCAGTGGTCCAAGCGTTAA
- the atpD gene encoding F0F1 ATP synthase subunit beta: MAEHKGRIVQIVGPVIDVEFPDGHLPKIYHALRVPNVKQITWDGKVKTGDLMLEVHQQLGENRVRCVAFGATEGLKRGMEVIDTGDYLKVPVGHATRGRIFNVVGEPIDDQGPVEAEEYWPIHRPTPPLTEQKSTAEIFETGIKVIDLLEPYAKGGKTGLFGGAGVGKTVLLMELIHNVAMKHGGFSVFAGVGERTREGTDLWLEMKESGVLQNTVLVYGQVNEPPGNRWRVAMTGVTMAEYFRDVEGRDVLFFVDNMFRFIQAGSEVSALLGRIPSEVGYQPTLATEVGALQERITSTKKGSITSVQAIYVPADDFTDPAPFTLFAHLDATTVLSRSLAEQGIYPAVDPLESTSRMLDPQIVGERHYRVAREVQRYLQRYKELLEIIAILGMEELSEEDKLVVHRARRIQLFLTQPFHVAEVFTGMPGRYVTIEETIEGFEMIINGELDHLPENAFYMVGNIQEAIEKGEKLLKEAGAK, encoded by the coding sequence ATGGCAGAACATAAAGGTAGAATCGTTCAGATTGTTGGACCTGTTATAGATGTTGAGTTTCCAGATGGGCATCTTCCAAAAATATATCACGCTTTAAGAGTTCCTAACGTTAAGCAGATTACTTGGGATGGGAAGGTTAAGACTGGCGATCTTATGCTTGAAGTTCACCAGCAACTTGGCGAAAACAGAGTAAGATGTGTAGCTTTCGGTGCTACTGAAGGTCTTAAGAGAGGAATGGAAGTTATCGATACTGGAGATTACCTCAAAGTTCCAGTAGGACATGCTACAAGAGGAAGAATCTTTAACGTAGTTGGTGAACCAATCGATGACCAAGGTCCTGTTGAGGCTGAAGAATACTGGCCAATTCACAGACCAACTCCACCACTTACAGAGCAAAAATCTACTGCAGAAATTTTTGAAACAGGTATTAAAGTAATTGACCTTCTTGAGCCATACGCCAAGGGTGGAAAGACAGGACTATTCGGTGGTGCTGGAGTTGGAAAGACAGTTCTTCTTATGGAGCTTATTCACAACGTTGCAATGAAGCACGGAGGTTTCTCCGTATTTGCTGGAGTTGGTGAAAGAACAAGGGAAGGTACAGACCTTTGGCTTGAAATGAAAGAATCTGGTGTTCTTCAAAATACAGTTCTTGTTTACGGTCAGGTGAACGAGCCACCAGGAAACAGGTGGCGTGTTGCGATGACCGGTGTTACTATGGCTGAATACTTTAGAGATGTAGAAGGAAGAGACGTTCTATTCTTCGTAGATAACATGTTTAGATTTATTCAGGCTGGTTCTGAAGTTTCAGCTCTACTTGGAAGAATTCCTTCTGAGGTTGGATACCAGCCAACACTTGCCACAGAAGTAGGAGCTCTTCAAGAAAGAATTACTTCTACAAAGAAGGGTTCTATTACTTCTGTTCAAGCTATTTACGTTCCTGCTGACGACTTTACAGACCCAGCTCCATTTACACTCTTTGCTCACCTTGACGCTACAACCGTTCTTTCAAGATCTCTTGCTGAGCAAGGTATTTACCCAGCAGTTGATCCTCTTGAGTCAACATCAAGAATGCTTGATCCACAAATCGTAGGAGAAAGACACTACAGGGTTGCAAGAGAAGTTCAAAGATACCTCCAAAGATACAAGGAACTCCTTGAAATCATTGCTATCCTTGGTATGGAAGAGCTTTCTGAAGAGGATAAACTCGTTGTTCATAGAGCAAGAAGAATTCAGCTCTTCCTCACACAGCCATTCCACGTTGCTGAAGTATTCACAGGAATGCCTGGTAGGTACGTAACCATTGAGGAAACAATTGAAGGATTTGAAATGATCATTAACGGTGAACTTGACCACCTCCCAGAAAACGCATTCTACATGGTTGGAAACATCCAAGAGGCAATAGAGAAAGGAGAGAAGCTTCTAAAAGAAGCTGGTGCTAAGTAA
- a CDS encoding F0F1 ATP synthase subunit epsilon: protein MATVRGIPAEMDLLLASSTGKHIEAKVKEIYIETDDGDLGVLPGHQPEFYSVSAGVLKFKDVEGKEEEKVLFKGFVQIEPEIVRIGVEDFFDPNKLDVERIEKEISAIKEKLESLSPEGESIRGKLETVVAKLENLLERSR, encoded by the coding sequence ATGGCTACTGTTAGAGGAATTCCAGCAGAGATGGATTTACTCTTAGCTTCCTCTACTGGGAAGCATATTGAAGCGAAAGTAAAGGAAATTTACATAGAAACCGATGACGGTGACCTTGGCGTTCTGCCAGGTCACCAACCTGAATTCTATTCTGTAAGCGCTGGCGTTTTAAAGTTTAAGGATGTTGAAGGAAAAGAAGAAGAAAAAGTTCTTTTCAAAGGTTTTGTTCAAATAGAACCTGAAATTGTAAGAATAGGAGTTGAGGACTTTTTTGATCCCAATAAACTTGATGTTGAAAGGATAGAAAAGGAAATTTCTGCTATCAAAGAAAAGCTTGAATCTTTATCTCCTGAAGGAGAAAGTATCCGCGGAAAACTGGAAACTGTAGTAGCTAAACTTGAAAATCTATTAGAGAGGTCCCGCTAA
- the argC gene encoding N-acetyl-gamma-glutamyl-phosphate reductase — MQGTSGPSVKISIIGASGYTGAELLRLLSFHPKVEVVCVTSRQFKGSKVGEVFPHFLQSPYENLTFEELNCEKISKISDVVFCCLPHKASFSVVKELYELNPDLKIIDFSADFRFKTPEKYEKVYGVVHTAKELFKKATYGLPEINREEIKKKNIIANPGCYPTSIILGLYPAKEKGLIDTSFPVIADSKSGVTGAGRKATLSFTYCEVNESFKAYGVEGHRHAPEIAEKLDLGLLRFTPHLVPMNRGILSTIYFKTKASKEELQKVYEEFYKDEYFVRVRNTPPKTSDVAGTNFCDIYVTKDEENGLGVVVSVIDNIGKGASGQAVQNMNIVCSFPETTGLEIFSNWI, encoded by the coding sequence GTGCAAGGTACCAGTGGTCCAAGCGTTAAGATATCTATTATCGGTGCTTCTGGATATACAGGGGCGGAACTTCTCCGCCTCTTATCATTTCATCCAAAAGTGGAAGTTGTTTGTGTAACATCAAGGCAGTTTAAAGGTTCTAAGGTTGGTGAAGTTTTCCCTCACTTCTTGCAAAGTCCTTATGAAAACTTAACTTTTGAAGAATTAAACTGTGAAAAAATATCTAAGATTAGTGATGTAGTTTTCTGCTGTCTCCCCCATAAAGCTTCTTTTTCAGTTGTAAAGGAACTTTACGAACTTAATCCAGATTTAAAGATTATTGACTTTAGTGCCGATTTTCGCTTTAAGACACCTGAAAAATATGAAAAGGTTTACGGAGTAGTTCATACTGCTAAAGAGCTTTTTAAGAAAGCGACCTATGGACTTCCAGAGATAAATAGAGAGGAAATAAAAAAGAAAAACATAATAGCTAATCCTGGTTGTTATCCAACGAGCATAATTTTGGGACTCTATCCTGCTAAGGAAAAGGGACTAATAGATACCTCCTTTCCTGTAATTGCTGACAGTAAATCAGGAGTTACAGGAGCAGGAAGGAAAGCAACTCTTTCGTTTACTTATTGTGAGGTGAATGAGTCGTTCAAAGCTTACGGAGTAGAAGGACATAGACACGCTCCTGAAATAGCCGAAAAGTTGGATTTAGGTCTTTTAAGGTTTACTCCTCATTTGGTTCCAATGAACAGAGGAATTCTTTCAACAATTTACTTTAAAACTAAAGCTTCAAAAGAGGAACTTCAGAAAGTTTATGAAGAATTTTACAAAGATGAATACTTTGTTAGGGTAAGGAATACTCCACCAAAAACTTCTGATGTTGCTGGTACGAACTTTTGCGATATTTATGTAACGAAAGATGAGGAAAACGGACTTGGCGTTGTGGTTTCTGTTATTGACAATATAGGGAAGGGGGCTTCTGGTCAGGCTGTCCAAAACATGAACATAGTTTGCAGTTTCCCAGAAACTACCGGTCTTGAGATTTTTTCAAACTGGATATAG